The following coding sequences lie in one Arachis ipaensis cultivar K30076 chromosome B03, Araip1.1, whole genome shotgun sequence genomic window:
- the LOC107632613 gene encoding uncharacterized protein LOC107632613 yields the protein MEIVPAEDKSIPITKGSYKDTLLTGPGLEGDHDEYLSVDDREPNPEDKWYQDDEDGKNVEKPFNPCPTIPVSKEKFEEWCKPWKNALMVKVLGKRVTFAFMEQRLRRDWESKGKIHVIDMNHDYFLVHFSDEEDYTHALMEGPWMIAGHYLIIQRWRPFFLSGPTEVRKIAAWIRIPNLPIELYNHRFLWRVGSTIGHMLKVDRTTSIHSREKFARICVEIDLAKQLVPRISVLGSELHLEYEGLHQICFSCGKYGHRSDQCMENLAAGDKPMEDTHVEDTTPVEVPVRREGDQNGKSENPQNQQNHDNDIPNADFGPWMLVKRYVDRKKAQSRQNKSQANQVKNPSHNSIIEGTQKRKDPELGSRFAILHGESAEIMQDTKKDSDKGQEHGKEIGPQKPQAQEVTGRSQTQKRTPKPGAGKNPQTLKKTTPTPRVSLVQGEFIA from the coding sequence ATGGAGATTGTCCCAGCTGAGGATAAATCCATACCAATTACAAAAGGCTCATACAAGGATACCCTTTTGACGGGTCCTGGCCTTGAGGGCGACCATGACGAGTATCTCAGCGTGGATGACCGTGAACCTAACCCTGAGGACAAATGGTATCAAGATGATGAGGACGGGAAAAATGTCGAGAAACCTTTCAACCCTTGCCCTACGATCCCAGTGTCGAAAGAGAAATTTGAGGAGTGGTGCAAACCATGGAAAAATGCTCTCATGGTCAAGGTGTTGGGCAAACGCGTGACTTTTGCGTTTATGGAGCAACGTCTTCGCAGGGATTGGGAAAGCAAAGGTAAGATTCATGTTATTGATATGAATCATGACTATTTTTTGGTTCACTTTTCAGATGAGGAGGACTACACACATGCGTTGATGGAAGGACCCTGGATGATAGCCGGCCACTATCTTATTATTCAGAGATGGAGACCTTTTTTCCTATCAGGTCCCACAGAAGTAAGGAAAATCGCTGCTTGGATCCGCATCCCGAATCTTCCGATTGAACTCTATAACCACCGTTTTCTTTGGAGGGTTGGATCCACTATTGGCCATATGCTAAAAGTTGATCGCACAACATCAATTCATTCGAGGGAAAAATTTGCTCGTATATGTGTTGAAATCGACTTGGCCAAACAACTGGTTCCCCGGATCTCGGTCCTTGGAAGTGAACTTCACCTTGAATATGAAGGGTTGCACCAAATCTGCTTTTCCTGTGGCAAATATGGTCATAGATCAGACCAATGCATGGAAAACCTCGCAGCTGGCGACAAACCCATGGAAGACACTCACGTCGAGGATACCACTCCGGTGGAGGTACCGGTCCGGAGAGAGGGTGACCAAAATGGAAAGTCTGAGAATCCACAAAATCAGCAAAATCACGACAACGACATACCCAACGCGGATTTCGGGCCATGGATGCTGGTTAAAAGATACGTCGACAGAAAGAAAGCTCAATCAAGGCAGAACAAATCTCAAGCCAATCAGGTAAAGAATCCTAGCCATAACTCCATAATAGAGGGGACTCAAAAAAGGAAAGATCCGGAACTGGGATCCCGATTTGCTATTTTGCATGGGGAAAGTGCGGAGATCATGCAGGACACAAAGAAAGATTCAGATAAGGGCCAAGAGCATGGGAAGGAGATTGGGCCGCAAAAACCCCAGGCCCAAGAAGTAACGGGTAGATCCCAAACCCAAAAACGAACCCCCAAACCGGGTGCAGGAAAGAACCCGCAAACTTTGAAGAAAACCACACCCACTCCTAGGGTCTCTCTGGTACAGGGGGAATTCATCGCATAA